A segment of the Crassostrea angulata isolate pt1a10 chromosome 10, ASM2561291v2, whole genome shotgun sequence genome:
gtttgggatattactatgcatacatgtacatccttaaataatgtagattcaaaaaattgtaactcctggacaattgatgggcaccaagaggggttcaaaatttaaacattttaaaaaacataaaggaaaagtttaaaaaattttcttctcaagaactacaatgttttagtttgtggaatttctatgcatgcatccttcgcttatgtagattcctaattggtaaaatcgtgaccccggaccaatactggggccccaagatggggtcaaagtttattatagaaatataaaggtaacatgttaaaaaatcttcttctcgagaactacaatgcttcaatttgtgagattactatcatgcatacaaccttggataatgaaggttcgacagttttaaaatagtgaccccttgactaatactagggacccaagatgggtttaaagttaaatgtagaagtaccggtatatatggaaaatgtttaaaaatcttcttttcgagaactacaatgcatcaatttgtcagataactacgtaagcaccctcaaaaagtgtagattcaaaattataaaagccgtgacctcaatctaatactggggccccaagaggtgttcaaagtttagcatagaaataaagagggaaaatgttgaaaaatctttttcttgggaactataatgcttcagcttgtgagataactatgcaagcatccttaaataatgtagattccaaataataaaaactttagcactggactaatactgtggccccaagaggggttcaaagtttaacatagaaagatatattgaaaatgtttttaaaaagtttttctcgagaactataatgctacagtttgtgagattactatgcaaggatcctcaaattgtgtaaactctaatgtagtggaaccaagagttatctttcttgatgttctgtacagtctaagagttattcctcttgaagtggaactcttctacgttcagtttttcaggttgtgtacgtgcggtcccaccgcagtgctacatattttcattcctatgttactatttatgttgttcaagccaaccataaacctcggaccataactgggtccccagaaaggggttcaatgtttaaaatagaaaaagcatatgctacgaaatgtaatgttacaaggaactgctgttcaggtgagcgatgtggcccatgggcctcttgtttgacaTTCTTAAATTGTTTGAGTAGCATCTgaataaacatgtttttttttaagggaaATTTTTAGTGATATTGATAGGATGAAAGTAAAATAACTGCAAAAGTTTATGAAGATGTCagttcaagcagtttttctttgtATTGTATGAGAGttcatacatgtaatggtattccatataagattaaaaattataattacctGAATTTTGCCTTTCAGCAAATAAGTCGTAGATTTTGAGTGTAATCTCCATCAGTACATGGTACACAATGTATCCTATCACAACATACACTGTGTATTTAGGAGCGCCAACTTTTTGTAACTCCACACCAAAACATATCGTGATAACTGTAAAAGGAAatagataatttaatttttctgaatCAAATAATTGCACCACATTATTCTTTTACATGCTTCTATGAAATGCAAGTTGTAATGATATTTTGTGTCTTCTGATCATGGGATCTGTGTTACAAAGAACTTGAATCTCACCTCCAAGTATATGAGCCGCCATGCCAACAGCCCAGTGGGCCCAATTAAAGATCGGGCGATTTTTATCTTTTGGCCCAGGTCGAAAAAGTGCCATGATGggctgaaatttaaaaaaacaacacatttaaaacaaaatagtaaaaattagtatattttattcatttatcaaaGAAATGTATTTCAATGGTTCTAAGGAAATGCAGAATGACTTACATTTGTAACTGTTAGAACAGTGACAATAATTCCTAGTATTGGGTGACTCGCTACGTAACCCTTGCCAATTGGTGCAGAAATCTGAAAGGAAAGATCATGTATATGTACTGCTATAGAAATCCTCTATCACTAGTGTTCATCAGTGTACACAGAAATTGAATTCCACATACCTTGCTGTACCCATTAGCCTCCACAAAGATGATGATGAAGCCCACCAGTGTAAGTACCAGTGTTGTTACCATTAGACCTCTGTGGAACTACAACGCAAAAGGGATTCATATTTCAAACATGAAGATTGTAATTAGCTGTGAGTGAGTTATCATTCACATAGGAATTATCAAGTTTTAATGAGCAGATCCTTACCTGGAACCACACTTTGAGTCCGAGAATAGTTCGGTTTGACCAAACAGGTTTGTAGAACCGAGCAAATACCAGGCCAACTCCGGTACAGAAAATCCAAGCCAAGATCATCAGGCAACCTGGAAAACGAAAGGTTTACCTCGGTAATGATGTGTTAATAATATTGTTCCAAGAATTTACCATCTATTATAAGACATTTATAGTGCCCTGTTGCTTTGAAAAACCATCCATTTTGTAATACTATTTcattaagagagaaaaaaaaatcttactttaAAATTACGAACTGTCAGATTTTGTATATAACATTATTGTCTTGGAACTTACCATGAACCTTGACCAGTGGATACCTTGCCACATCCCCTATGATATCAGTGGACTGAAGATTCACCATTTCTGCTGTTAccaatggattttctttatgcatAGCAAGAATGTCTGGAAAAGgaccaaaaaaaatacaaggCAAGTGTCTCctatatttgtgaaaatcaatGCACAATGGAAATATTTCagattcaaaaatgaatattttttttagcagaAATGAGTCAGATACCTCCAAAAGCGGGCCCATCCCCCAGCATCAGGTGGCGGTGTTGGTGAAGGTCTATCATTGGTCGGGAGGTGCCCTGTCTCTTGACCCGGTTGTCGGGGTCAGGTCTTACCTGTGAGTACCTGAAGGAACACCTGAACACTCCATCATTGTAGGATCCTATCACACTGGAGATGCCTTCTTGGGACTGTGAGGTAATGATAaatgttggtacatgtatgtatatgtcACAGAAGGTGTTCAGGTCTTCAGTTTTTTGTGATCTTAACTACACATATTAGCAATTTGGATCATATGTCTATTTGCAGCACAGTAATATTTGgaagtttttcaaaatttctaatCTGAAATTGTTCATCTTGTAATGGGCATATATGGACAATGTACCATAAGTTAACACTTAGTACCGGTAATTACTTTGCAGATTTTTACAATACAAATCAGAAACAAATatgttgaaaattcaaattggCATTGTTTTATTCCACGATCAtagttatttaaattaaatggCAGTTTATGCTTAATTAAAAAGTAGTAAATCATGAAGACTTCTAATGTGCAGAGAACTCTCCCTTGAACATTTGTAACTCTTACATTGGCTATTGGCTGGTTGCTGGTCCCTTGGTTATACGACCTTGCCACTGTCACATGGCCAGCTGAATCACTGAGGCAATGTAGAACGTCATCATCTCCCTATATCAAGAAAATTatacttaaatatttaaagtaagatttaaaaaaaaaaaaagagttattGTGATAAAATCTATGGTTTGATTTAATcttataaattttcatatagATTTTAGTAAATGCagaattataattatacaagtagcagatttttgcagcaaaataaaattctaagaaTATAGATTAATTATGTTGCTTTAAATCAAAGTTAATTAACGGTAGAACTTTCTGATCTCACCATTTTTGGGTCAGTTGAGAACCCAATAGCTAGCCATTTACTTCCTCCTCCAGTTACTTTCCTTGTGATGGAGAAGTCGACATACTCCGGTCTATAATGCCACGAGACGACATACTGGCAATCGTTCCCTTCACAGTTTACAAAGCAGCCTCGTGTGTCGCCACATCTGTGATCCATTGTTACTGCCCCTGTTGCTGGAGGCTGTGTAATACAAGTACAATGTACTGGTAAGCACAATCTATGTAAGGATTTACTAATATAATATAGTTCCATTAATGaaatctaaaaatatattttcccttgattaaattttaaaatatatgtagcGGTAATCTGCTTCTAAGGAAAAGAACTTAATATTTCAACTTGCTTTGAGTTTGTTAgcaacttttttctttttagcaGTTGACTTTTTAATACTTTACTTCTCTGATTTGTATTTATGACCAACTTTATACAGCTTCTACCCTCACTACTCAGCAGACATCTACATACTACAACTACTGTCCTCTACAGTAACTACCAGGTAATACAATTCTATTAATTACTTCTAAAGCCATCTAAAGCCATCATACATATCAGTTGGCAATTTCACATCAAATGAGCGAGagattattatgataaaagcaTAGCATACATATCGCCTTTAAATGTTCTTCATTAAGAAGCATAGAGTAGAAAAGTGCATTGTGACATTGCCCAGCCAAGCGGTTTTACCTGTGGATTCAATGTCGTCAGCATTGACACAACACTGTCATTGGACAACTGACCAGTGGATACTGTAGTCTCTGATCTCTACAGGTAATTATACCCAGTATTATGTTTTAAAGGGGGAAAAGATTAGGACAGAAAGCATACAGACAAGATTGTGTAACAGAAGTGAACAAAATGACACACTGCATTATAATGACATTGTTCAACAATCTTGTAGTGAAGATGTATGATGCAGTTGAACATTTATAGCCTCTGGTGCTTTGGAATAAAATATTGCTTTTTCATATGGTTATGATCAATCTATTTTATACCGGTAATCAATATTACTTTATAGACATTTTAGAAAATCGCTTTGTATTAAGCATCAAAGCATTATAAGCAGATTTGCTTTAGCCATGTTTCACTGTATGTTGATAAAGAAGTCTGTGCTTATGAAGATGTGATGCTAAGATCTCCAGAACTATGATATGATGGTATAGTGAATTATTTGTTGTTGATCAGTAATTTATACCTGTTGAGTTGTCGGTAAAGTTGTTGATGTTGACGCATCATTTTCTGACAACTTACCATAGTTGTTATAACAACCTAGTAGGTATATGCTCTACATGTAATGGTTTAAGGGTGTTGTTGTAAGTCTAATTATTCACTGTTATTCTATAGACATTTCAAAAAATCACTTTGCAGTAAGCATCAAATCATTATAAGCAGATTTGTTGTagccatgttttactgtatcttGATAGGCAAAGCTGTGCTTAGTGAATACAAGATGTGACAATGACCAGACCTATGATGTGATGGCGTAATGAATACAGTATGTACTTTATTGTTAGTAATTGATTTGTACCTGGTTAGTTGTCGGtaaagttgttgttgttgattttgttgttgACACATCATTGTCTGTAGACAACTTAGTTGTGAGAACAACTTTGTCTGTATTCTAAATGTAATGGTTTAAGGATGGTGTTAgtgaaacaaaatacatgacAAAAGCACAGgacaaattatattttagcgCATACACATTTGTCTTCTGAGTAAACATCAAAAGGAGAATCGACAAAGTGCTCAAAAAAACATTAGTgctgaaaaagatttttttttacaaagtacatgtattgttacagtatacatgtacatgcacaagAAGGTGGTGTTAGGATATATATTTGATAGCAAAGCTGTTGTATATGCTAGCATCCTGTACCTGTGTAGTggtagttgttgttgttgttgatggtGTTGTCATTGGCTTTGGGGACAACACAGTAGTGGATACTGTATTCTACAGGGAATGTATTGAGGGTTATGTTAAATAGAACAAAGGAGACTCTAGACACAGATATAACAACAATTAATCTCAGGGAAACACCGCTATAAACatctaaaataaaaaccatCAGCAGGCAATTTTTTCCCttcattacaaatttacatgtaccagtgaATCCAACATTAAGCAAACACTATAAATTCTGATGAATTATGTTGTCCAGAAATGATGCAATAGAGGGAAGTTTAGAGATCATATGAAGATACCTTATCAGTTGCCACAGAAGTGGTGGTAGCTGCCTTCGTGGTGTCTGGGAATGTGGTGGTAGGTTTTGTGGTGACTGCTGCCGATGCAAGGGTTACCACATCAGAATGTACATTCAACCAGTATTTTGAATAAGACTGGACTATGGTCGCCCTGTTTGTGACACGATGATAAGGAATTTGTAAAAATCCACTCAATTCTCAATTATACTATCTAACACTTTGTAATACAGATGATGATATTGAACTGTTGTTAAATGATACATAAtacattatacaattattattattgctgtttttgagGTATAGCTACCCTAGAAGTACAATATTGTACTTCGAGGGTAGCTGAATCATCGTATTGATCgaaaaaacagcaataattatttattatatgattcagCGATGAATGATTCAATCAATTTGATacagatatattttaaattgagTGTTATCAAGCAATGTTATAGTTTGAAGCCATTGCCGAACAAATTGAAAAACGTGATGTTTCATTGGACGATCTATTTTTAGtccaatgtagagaaaatcaaatgttatattgacctcCTAGGTCACATGCAGGTGAATATAACATTCTGTTTTTTCGAGATAGTTGGATTTGAGCCAATCAGAGAGCTTGGAATTAATCAATCATATAATAATAGTTATGTTATTTGTTAGAACACTCTTCTGGTTCAATATCACTATGATATTTGTTTATCACAATGCTTGTTTATattgcatattttgtttttttaaaaactgcaatAGCTATTATTTAAATAgcaatctttttttaaacttggtcATAAGGACTTACGAAGTATATACATAATATGCATGGTCATTTAACTAATAAATTAGGAGGTCAATGTGCAAAAAAAACCTTACTCAAACTTGATGTTTCCATTAGCATTGGAAGGTGCTGTCCATGTGAAGGATTCTGTTGTCTTGCTAGCTTTATTGGTGTGGGTCACCCCTTGGTTCCTctacaaaaaaatgatttatgttaaaaataacGAAAAGATTTTAGTAAAAAGACATTTGATGCCAatctaaatgtttaaacaaaccacttgaattaaaaaaaagtatggaattttatttatctaCTACTTGTATAACAAACTGGCAAATGTAATCCATCGTCAGAATGTTCCCAGAGTCAGTCTCACCTCTTGGGTTTCTGACAATGAGGTAATCAcacatttaatatacatgtattaattggATTATTTGAAACAACACTGAACATTATTGTTGATGGGA
Coding sequences within it:
- the LOC128164451 gene encoding putative ferric-chelate reductase 1 isoform X1, translating into MMLLRCLVLFLTLLIGQISGYGSGAPSFTCSTKMPSHGAPAQTSPATDYQITTSSSTYTPGGSITVTITALNGKVFVGYLMVAKDEGTGADLGSFSIISGGKVMCGTTRNQGVTHTNKASKTTESFTWTAPSNANGNIKFEATIVQSYSKYWLNVHSDVVTLASAAVTTKPTTTFPDTTKAATTTSVATDKNTVSTTVLSPKPMTTPSTTTTTTTTQNTDKVVLTTKLSTDNDVSTTKSTTTTLPTTNQPPATGAVTMDHRCGDTRGCFVNCEGNDCQYVVSWHYRPEYVDFSITRKVTGGGSKWLAIGFSTDPKMGDDDVLHCLSDSAGHVTVARSYNQGTSNQPIANSQEGISSVIGSYNDGVFRCSFRYSQVRPDPDNRVKRQGTSRPMIDLHQHRHLMLGDGPAFGDILAMHKENPLVTAEMVNLQSTDIIGDVARYPLVKVHGCLMILAWIFCTGVGLVFARFYKPVWSNRTILGLKVWFQFHRGLMVTTLVLTLVGFIIIFVEANGYSKISAPIGKGYVASHPILGIIVTVLTVTNPIMALFRPGPKDKNRPIFNWAHWAVGMAAHILGVITICFGVELQKVGAPKYTVYVVIGYIVYHVLMEITLKIYDLFAERQNSARIEHMEMKNGNGATQNGNSFRPEEPKRDPKDSIIKKLLLAFHVAIAFAFTLTLLLLVTQY
- the LOC128164451 gene encoding putative ferric-chelate reductase 1 isoform X3; its protein translation is MMLLRCLVLFLTLLIGQISGYGSGAPSFTCSTKMPSHGAPAQTSPATDYQITTSSSTYTPGGSITVTITALNGKVFVGYLMVAKDEGTGADLGSFSIISGGKVMCGTTRNQGVTHTNKASKTTESFTWTAPSNANGNIKFEATIVQSYSKYWLNVHSDVVTLASAAVTTKPTTTFPDTTKAATTTSVATDKPPATGAVTMDHRCGDTRGCFVNCEGNDCQYVVSWHYRPEYVDFSITRKVTGGGSKWLAIGFSTDPKMGDDDVLHCLSDSAGHVTVARSYNQGTSNQPIANSQEGISSVIGSYNDGVFRCSFRYSQVRPDPDNRVKRQGTSRPMIDLHQHRHLMLGDGPAFGDILAMHKENPLVTAEMVNLQSTDIIGDVARYPLVKVHGCLMILAWIFCTGVGLVFARFYKPVWSNRTILGLKVWFQFHRGLMVTTLVLTLVGFIIIFVEANGYSKISAPIGKGYVASHPILGIIVTVLTVTNPIMALFRPGPKDKNRPIFNWAHWAVGMAAHILGVITICFGVELQKVGAPKYTVYVVIGYIVYHVLMEITLKIYDLFAERQNSARIEHMEMKNGNGATQNGNSFRPEEPKRDPKDSIIKKLLLAFHVAIAFAFTLTLLLLVTQY
- the LOC128164451 gene encoding putative ferric-chelate reductase 1 isoform X2, which codes for MMLLRCLVLFLTLLIGQISGYGSGAPSFTCSTKMPSHGAPAQTSPATDYQITTSSSTYTPGGSITVTITALNGKVFVGYLMVAKDEGTGADLGSFSIISGGKVMCGTTRNQGVTHTNKASKTTESFTWTAPSNANGNIKFEATIVQSYSKYWLNVHSDVVTLASAAVTTKPTTTFPDTTKAATTTSVATDKNTVSTTVLSPKPMTTPSTTTTTTTTQPPATGAVTMDHRCGDTRGCFVNCEGNDCQYVVSWHYRPEYVDFSITRKVTGGGSKWLAIGFSTDPKMGDDDVLHCLSDSAGHVTVARSYNQGTSNQPIANSQEGISSVIGSYNDGVFRCSFRYSQVRPDPDNRVKRQGTSRPMIDLHQHRHLMLGDGPAFGDILAMHKENPLVTAEMVNLQSTDIIGDVARYPLVKVHGCLMILAWIFCTGVGLVFARFYKPVWSNRTILGLKVWFQFHRGLMVTTLVLTLVGFIIIFVEANGYSKISAPIGKGYVASHPILGIIVTVLTVTNPIMALFRPGPKDKNRPIFNWAHWAVGMAAHILGVITICFGVELQKVGAPKYTVYVVIGYIVYHVLMEITLKIYDLFAERQNSARIEHMEMKNGNGATQNGNSFRPEEPKRDPKDSIIKKLLLAFHVAIAFAFTLTLLLLVTQY